One stretch of Holophagaceae bacterium DNA includes these proteins:
- a CDS encoding DUF5615 family PIN-like protein, translated as MRVKLDENLGERGARILRLVGHDVATVVEQGMSGAQDQALIDVCRTEGRCLITLDRDFSNPFIFSPDRYPGIAVLKVMDDARTEAVFQALRVLAVALNQGDIRGKLWSVSTDGYREWQPSVSEDKE; from the coding sequence ATGAGGGTGAAGCTTGACGAAAACCTCGGAGAGCGGGGTGCCCGCATCCTGCGATTGGTCGGGCATGACGTGGCCACTGTGGTCGAACAGGGAATGTCAGGCGCGCAGGATCAGGCGCTGATTGACGTTTGCCGGACCGAGGGGCGTTGTCTCATCACCCTTGATAGGGACTTCTCCAATCCTTTCATATTTTCACCTGACCGATACCCAGGCATCGCGGTACTTAAGGTCATGGACGATGCACGTACTGAGGCCGTCTTCCAAGCCTTGCGGGTCCTCGCAGTTGCGCTGAACCAAGGGGATATACGCGGCAAACTATGGTCCGTCAGCACCGATGGATACCGTGAATGGCAACCCAGCGTTTCAGAAGACAAGGAGTGA
- a CDS encoding DUF433 domain-containing protein, whose protein sequence is MTTADLLARITSDPSICFGKPCVQGHRIWVSFILDQLADGRSVGEILQDYPGLQEVDIRACIAYGSAMAREHFVAVRSAS, encoded by the coding sequence ATGACCACCGCCGATTTGCTTGCGCGCATCACTTCGGATCCCTCTATCTGTTTTGGCAAACCATGTGTTCAGGGCCATCGGATTTGGGTCTCCTTCATCCTGGATCAACTTGCGGACGGTCGGAGCGTCGGGGAAATTCTGCAAGACTATCCGGGCCTCCAGGAAGTCGATATCCGAGCCTGCATCGCTTATGGCTCCGCGATGGCACGTGAACATTTCGTGGCGGTGCGGAGCGCCTCATGA